The sequence CTGATTTGTCCTCTTGGTTTGATCTTTCCaggaatggacccggtgaatacttCTCGCAAAACTGACCTCAAAATGATCCTACTTTTGATCGCGAGTTGTTACTTTCTACCATTCTTGGTCGTCCAGCTACTGCTGCTGATGATCGTATCCACctcaagagtctttgtcctgattttcaaatcattcaaaaactcattacCACTTCTATTGTTTCtcgcagtggagacctctccacttgcaaatatttagatttatacattctatttcatatcatttcatctcgaccttttaaccttTCGCGCTttgttatgcagactatgcatcacacggcAAAGACGGTGAAAAATGTTTCTTTTCCTTATGcccggtttatcaatcggattTTGAGTCGTTTTGATGTTGATTTTGAGGGGATATCTTCTATTGAAATCCCACCAAGTCACATCTTCAACCATCAGTCTATCACCAGGATGGATTTATCCTGGAATCCTGTGTACTCTCGATGGGTTAAAGATCGAGGAAGAGTATTTTCTAGATTTTCACCTATTTCTGCCTTTCATTTACCATATTCCTCTCTTCCCCACTCTATCCAAATCAAAGGTTTTCGGAATGTTCCTCCTAACTCTGATATTCCATCATCTTCCGGTTTTGAAGCCTTTGCGGCAAACCTTGAAGATGTTCCTTTCCAAACTCCTGAGGTCCCTGCAACCCCAGCAAACCAATTCCCTAGCGACCGTCTATTCGAGACACTTCATCGTATGGAGACGAGCATGCATACTCACTTTTCCgagttgactgctagagttgctTTTTTGGAGACCCAATTTGATGAGTTCACCTCTCGCTATCCTCCGCCGACTcgcgatgatgactcttagattttatttttgcattttaagttgtatttggtcttatgtaaaatttaaattctattggaataaaatagtttatattcattctcttttattcacttattattactttttgcttatcacaaaaagggggagaattaattgGTTTAATAGTTAAATTGAGTAAAAACTATTTATTTGTTAAAAACTTTGTTGCTTATTTCAGGGGGAGTTTTTACATGCAATTTAAATAGTTATATGCTTTTTActgtctatttttattttttatttttaaccaagttttgtgatcatcaaaaaggggggagattgttacgccttaaacgcatataaatctcgattgtgagattaatatttttaatgcattaacaaggcccttttgtttatgttttgatgattaacaaatctaggttaaaatgttactaatgtttacaatgagcttattacagagttaaaattttcaaggctCAATTTCGTACAAGTTtattcaagatcagaaacaaatttcAAAGACTTATACTACTacgagttcggaagttccgattggagttcggaacctccgatccggAACAGAatgatcttcggaagctaagggacgatcggacgtttcgatcatggttcggaagctccgatctattttcaaggaattttatattgttcggaaacagaacggaagctacgaagtgacgagatcggaagcaccgatcatagatcggaagttccgatctactACGgcggcctgataatcttgtctgGAAGACTTTTGATCGACAACATATTtaatgcgccgatcggaagctccgaagtgagatcggaagttccgatcctgtacAAACCGCGTGACTCAGAATttaaatttcggaagctccgatgctgggaacggaagttccgatcgatgccgaatttccaactataaatagaggcattctGAGACCATTTCTagtatcccaacatcttcaagtctctcaatcctcttaagcattatttgagccatttgttgagcaatttgtagcccctttgagctttcaaaatatattcatatatcgagttgtatccggGGTTGTGAAAATCGTtggtgtaaacacttgagtgtgaaaccaagtgttgtgtgattgttgaggctatccttggagcccttaaggccaagtgttgagttgtatcggcgcggtgatcgtgtcaagttgtaagactatccttggagccatcaaagccaagtcgttcgaaatgctagtggatccttggttaatcgatcttaaccaagaaggggagacgtagacgatttatcgtcgaacttccataaacatctcttatcccttttactgctttacattacgcatttatttactgcacttatcattaattgctttaagtcttccgcttgcgtatttgcataatcgctttaaattgctaaagttgccaatagaacctaaatccccccattaggttctaacaacataaaatatctaaataattgtaaataaataaattgataccatagaaaataaataaatattttttagctaaaattctgatttttgtataCATGATTTTCTcgataatattttgaaaaaaaaaattaaataaatagtgattttgataaaatattttttaatattttaactattaaaaatttatttaatatattattttaataaaaatattacgtaagttctactaaaaattaatttaatgtttcaaattatatttataaaaaaaactcatCAAAGCACCAAATTAAACTTCATCATAACATGTCATATGTTTTTTaatcaacaaataaaaaattgaaagtttATTTAAGTACAATAATTTTATAAGAGAATATGACTAATAATAAATTGAAATGATGAAGCTGATTTTGAAATAGAATAATATTAttgctttaattaatttgtaGTATAAAAGACTATTATACTCTTTTTTTCATCATAATTTGGTCAAAACCAGGTGAACATGTACGAATTAAGTCATTAACAAGAGTTCGTATACCAATTTAACATTTAATCAATAGTTCATATATCAAACtaatttttacttttaaaaaaattattagtcgTTGTTTTTCAACATAAGTTTTAATAGAAAACATGTGGCTCTTTGAATAGGGTGATTCTATGCTACACTGGGTGAGTTACActtcttttatattttttattaagatgttcgcgcgaacatcttgttgaaaaaaaatcatgtggATCCCGATtgtatttttttgtcatttagcatgatatttttgtcatttagggagatgttcgcgcgaacttCTCAAAAAAATTAGGGAGTATTTCACCCGGTGTAGCATAAAATCACCCCTTTGAATATTTAGAACTGTATTGCAATCGAAGATTTAGTCGATGCGCGACAATCGGCAAAACCTTTGAATATTATGCTCTACTGAGAAGTTTGAAGCACCACCGTGAGGGGTAGGCTGGTAGCTAGCTAACTctaatttctatttattttttgggCGACCAGTctctaattaataaattaaattttatgtgaTGACCTTTTATGCGTATTCCATGCACGCCCTTAATAATTAGGTGCTTTGGACCACATGATTGCACGTGCACCCGTCCACTCACCACTCGATCGGCCAAACAAATCctaattcaaatttatttataaataattttttaaatattcaaatctaaataaattaaattgctATTTGCACgaagaaaatattaaaaaatagttGATGGATTAATTTAGAGATGGTTGTAAAATATTAGAAAATACAACTTCGATTCCTTTTAAAACACTTTTATCAGTTTATCTATCGACAAGACTTTTACTGTTTTAGATACTTATTTTTTACGCTAATTACGTACTCATTAATAGAATGAttgtatttaatattttaaaatcaatCTTATATTTACCCAAAGCTCTCACAGACCCGATAAACAAAACCATAATATAATCATTAAAAagatgtaaaattattattataatcaaTGCTGTTTACTTAACTTTGCATAGTGATTAATTATGATAATAGTTCAGTTAATGTGAGGAAAGACTAAGAAAATAAACATGCAAGATTGGTCAAACTGACACCTGCTCGCTCTCGTGCATTCTCGATATTTGTGAAATGTAAATTTGGCATTTCATATTTGTCACGCACTGTCAAAAATAAAGGACACTTTTCAATCAACAAAAGTGTACTATCTCTGCTTATTTTCGACATGTGTGTGTTTACACTATaattaatcaaaattattttttacttcctaatttaatatatattttttattctttactTCCAAAAAACTTCTTTAGATTAAaagtattttataaatatttattttgtatatataaaaatttctcACTGCATAATGTATGGCACGTACATGTATCGTATGTCATATTTAATGTAAATGGCGACAAAGAGAAGTAATGTAAAAACAGTCCCTCGAAAATTGAACCGAATAATATTGTGCTTTGACCACATATCCTACTATTAAGCACAAACCTCTGTTGCTTTCGGTGATCACTATTGTTTAgagtaattaatattttaaaattaataaaatataatatttatatttaccccacaccaatttttttgaaataaaaatctCCCAACAAtacttcatcactcttttatatATCCCTTTTAACTCAAAAGCCAGTGCCAGTCGGATCAAATCTCacctaattaaattaaaatttattattcatCACAATATGATTCCATTTTTCATAAGTTTATGTTCCATGATAGTAAAAGGCTGTTTCTCAAAGGCCAAACACCCTTCGACAACATACAAATCCCTCAATATCCGTTTCATTTACTTTATATGTTGGCGCACGAATAATAgggaaatatatttttaaaaaaaacttttttttttgttttggaaaacattaaattatatgtatatatgatgtcgatatttttattattatcataaatttatttatttatgaatttgCTTCTATTGGATAAATCAAGAGCTTTGGGTGATGCTTAAGTGATGTTAAAGACGAGAATGCATCAATATGTTTGTATGATATCTTAATCATACAACAAAATTTAGAAACATAGTTATTAAATTatgttacttttttttttttaaaaaaaaacaacattaGAAAAGCTTGTTTGAATGGGAATTTCACCCGTTTTATATACGTCGTTGAAAGAAATGTTCCATGCGACAAACTTTTAGGAAGTGAATCATGAAATTAAACAACCTTTATACATAAGTTAAAATTTTTGACTTATAAAGAGGACTAGATTAATCGCAAGTTAATGAAGGAAGCATTACAATTGGTTGAGTTGCTTCACTTGTAACCTAACATTATATTCATTAAGAATTGAGACTTTGCAAAAGTACTTTTAGTCAAAGAATGCTGCTGGGACCCCCCAATAATCAAGTTTATGAAAGAGATTGTTACTCATTATGCTTCTCATGCCTACATGTTTCCATGGGATATTTTATGTTCCACCgggtaaatattttatttacatgGTTTTGTTCAAAATATTTGTGCCAATATGATCTCAATTGGAAAAAAATTGTGGATTTCAtcggtatttttttttttaaaaaaaaagatattattGTGAAGATCTTGACAAAAGATAGAGAAATATTTGTCACAATATAACATATAATATCCATGTTTTCATCTACATGTGTACACACACACATCATATCTAAAGACCACCACCTAATTAATTCACGTGTCTGATCTATAgagcaaatttttgaaaaataaaatggaaTAATAAAGGATAAATTTGTAAATTCCAAACACAAAATTTATAAGTTGCTGTAATCATTTTTTTACCATTTCGTCATAATAAAAGAAGTCTATATATTTACCAGTTCAATATCATGTGTGTGCGTGTTTGGGGTCACCATTTGGATAAAGATTAAACAACAAACTAATTATAATGCTTTGCCCGCAATTAGGGAACATGATGTCCAGTAATTATGTGCATTGATTTGATCTCTAATTCCAATTCTTGAAATTAATGCGATAATGATCATGTTTAGTTTTAGAGGATTCGTGAATGgtcctttatatatatatatatatatatatatatatatatatatatatatatatatatatatatatagttgctAAACTTGACCACTTAAATTTGCTTCTTGTCCATGTACATTGACCATGCATGTAACTTGATAATTACTGTGGTTCATAAAATACTTattattaaaacataaaatgaaTGTCGCCATTCCTTTCATTTAGGTAACACAAAATTTTGCTTATGTATGCCGTTATATAAATATAGAACTTGATATGTTATTGATATctccaataaatatatatacacataattTGTTGATAATTAAGTGGAAAAATATACACAATATAAACTCCTAATTTACAATATGATGTACATGGAAACTATTAAGCGACAAgctaataaaataatatgagaTCAATCAATACAAATGTTGTGCATATCTACGACAATATTTGCTAATAATACTATTATCACATAGttttactatttatttattaattaattacatttCTGATCGGGACCTTAATGCTTAGTAGATGTGCAGATCCCAGGCTAGGTTGATCTCATTTCCAATGCTACAGATAAGTATAAATTTCACAGTCTGTAATAACCTGTGAAAAAGGACTGTTTGCTTTTCAATTTCTCTAACATGTATTGAATTCaatcaaaaatataaatatatatagcttaaaaatatatatattttaattaatatataagttCAAAAAAAAGTAATAAACATATTCTTTTCAAATACGTACATACACGCACGCACCAGCCAGCCTTCCATAATCTTTGATATGATGTATATATAGGCATCAAGGGTAGTAGCCAGCATTTGTCACCCTGAAAAAGAGCAACTGATCTTTTAGGTCTTAATTCCTTTTGGGTTCGtaggtatatatatatccaacaagATTAATTTGTAGGAtcgaatcaaaatattcttgtCATGGCTGAAACCTTTTGCATTGCTTTTGTAGTAGTTGGTTTGGTGGGATTTGTGTTGGGATCAATTCTGTACCATTTCTTGCCTTTGTTCTTGCATTTTGGTACACTTCCCAAAGGCAATTTTGGATGGccttttcttggtgaaacccTCTCGTTCCTCAAGCCTCACTCTTCTACTTCAACCGGCCCATTTATTCAAGACCATATATCCAGGTAAACTAAACAACATTATTCAAATTTGCATCTGCTGTTAATAATAATCAATGTGGCACTAAACAGTTCAGttcttgtgattttttttaaaagatacgGGAAAGTGTTCAAATCCCATTTGTTCTTTTCACCAACTGTGGTTTCATGTGACGAGGAGCTGAATTACTACATACTACAAAACGAAGACAGATTGTTTCAGTGCAGCTATCCGAAACCCATCCATGGAATTCTCGGCAAGAGATCGATGCTCGTGGCTGTGGGCGATACACACAAGAGACTTAGAAGTATGGCCCTTTCTCTCGTCACTACCATGAAGTCCAAACCAGAATTTCTGAATGATATCGAGACAAACGCCACTCAAATTCTTGATTCTTGGAAAGATGATCATAAGAAACTGATCATCTTTTGTGAGGAAGCTAGAAAGGTATGCATGATATTAATATCATCAACTGATCCAATGATGCTTAATATTCAGATAGAGAAGCTGACACGACGTTGTGTTTTATATTTCCAACAGTATACGTTCAATGTCATAGTGAAACAGGTGCTTGGTTTAACACCAGAAGAGCCACACACTAAAGAAATTCTTAAAGATTTCCTCACTTTCATGAAAGGGTTGATTTCACTACCACTCAACATTCCAGGGACTCCGTATTCAAAAGCTGTTCAGGTTCTCCACATATATATTAATGTATTAATTAAGATTCATAGGCATATGTGATGAACCCTTTGCATGCATCTAATTTACTTTACAGGCTAGATATAGAATATCTTCGACTGTAAAAGCAATCATAGAGGAAAGAAGGAGAAGAAATGCACAAGATTGTAGCAAAAAGATGCTGCAGGGTGATTTTCTCGAACTACTTCTGTGCAATGATACCTTATCTGAAGACGAAAAAGTCAGTTTTGTATTGGATTCTTTACTTGGTGGATATGAGACCACTTCACTCTTATTGGCAATGGTTCTGTTTTTCATCACTCAAACCCCCTCTGCTGTTGATCAATTAAAGGTGACCACATctcatttctatatatatattttccctaattttgaaatatataaatGTATTAGGATCAAATTAATACTCTTCCATATTCAGTAGCATTTAAATGTTTTTCGAATGTCGTTGATGCATTTTGTAGGTGGAGCATGAAAAAATAAGAAGCATGAAGAAAGCAAAAGAATTTCTCAACTGGGATGATTACAGGAATATGGAATTCACTCAATGCGTAAGTTCACaccttttttgtttttttaactcTCTTGAATAATTAGGAAAGGATCTttaatttgaattaaataataatatatatttattcttaattaattatatatgtgcAAGTGTACGTGTGAAGCTGCAATAATTGTGTGCATTCATTAACATGATATTTATTATGATGTGGTCCTGGAAAGTACAG comes from Henckelia pumila isolate YLH828 chromosome 4, ASM3356847v2, whole genome shotgun sequence and encodes:
- the LOC140860406 gene encoding cytochrome P450 724B1-like, with product MAETFCIAFVVVGLVGFVLGSILYHFLPLFLHFGTLPKGNFGWPFLGETLSFLKPHSSTSTGPFIQDHISRYGKVFKSHLFFSPTVVSCDEELNYYILQNEDRLFQCSYPKPIHGILGKRSMLVAVGDTHKRLRSMALSLVTTMKSKPEFLNDIETNATQILDSWKDDHKKLIIFCEEARKYTFNVIVKQVLGLTPEEPHTKEILKDFLTFMKGLISLPLNIPGTPYSKAVQARYRISSTVKAIIEERRRRNAQDCSKKMLQGDFLELLLCNDTLSEDEKVSFVLDSLLGGYETTSLLLAMVLFFITQTPSAVDQLKVEHEKIRSMKKAKEFLNWDDYRNMEFTQCVMNEALRCGNIVKFVHRKAIKDVKFRDYTIPSGWKVLPVFTAVHLDPSLHTKALQFNPWRWQTQDQTCKKFTPFGGGSRCCPGFELAKLEVAFFIHHLIQTYRWKVEDDDEQPMAHPYVEFQRGLKLSVECC